One Glycocaulis abyssi DNA window includes the following coding sequences:
- the purE gene encoding 5-(carboxyamino)imidazole ribonucleotide mutase has translation MATRFPDPSPPVAVIMGSRSDWPTMQHATEALDALGVAHDTRVISAHRTPDRMVDFARSAKARGVKVIIAGAGGAAHLPGMVASLTELPVLGVPVKSKALKGLDSLLSIVQMPGGVPVGTLAVGEAGARNAGLLAASILALSDTGLADRLTAWRAGQSDSVPDSVED, from the coding sequence ATGGCGACCCGTTTTCCTGATCCCTCACCGCCCGTCGCGGTCATTATGGGCTCGCGCTCGGACTGGCCGACCATGCAGCACGCGACCGAAGCGCTGGATGCTCTGGGCGTGGCGCATGATACGCGCGTGATCTCCGCTCACCGCACGCCGGACCGGATGGTGGATTTCGCCAGGTCGGCAAAGGCGCGCGGCGTGAAAGTCATCATCGCCGGGGCAGGGGGCGCAGCCCATCTGCCGGGCATGGTCGCCTCGCTGACCGAATTGCCGGTGCTGGGCGTGCCGGTGAAATCGAAAGCGCTCAAAGGTCTCGACAGTCTTTTGTCCATAGTCCAGATGCCGGGCGGTGTGCCGGTCGGCACGCTGGCTGTGGGGGAGGCCGGCGCGCGGAATGCGGGCCTTCTGGCCGCCTCCATCCTCGCGCTGTCCGACACTGGCCTTGCAGACCGGTTGACCGCCTGGCGGGCCGGCCAGAGCGATAGCGTTCCCGACAGTGTAGAGGACTAG